The DNA region TCTACCCTTCCTCTGTCATCTCATTTCCCATCACTTCCACAGCCAAACCCCTCTTCAATTCACACTTTTGCTTTATTTACACCccctttctcctgctctgtctctgctgccaccacaccttcctctccacagcagcctaAACCCTTCAGATCCAGATTCACCCTTTGCCTCTGTTCCACTTACCTTGTTCCACCCGCAGCTTTTGGGAGAACGCCTTTCCCgacaaagaaggaaaggaggggCCGATTTCCTGGGATCTCCTTTCTCCACACTGGGAAGCAGCTTCTAAGTGGCAACAAAAATGACAGAACCCTGTGACTGTACCTTGGGTgttccctgggcactgcagtaGCTGTAACAGATATTAATGTGGGAAAAGGTTAGTCTTTGTGACAGGGGTTGACTTTTCCAGTAGTTTCTTTCTTCCTGGATTTTATTCTCGTTTTACTCTCCCCATCACACAGCTGAAATGCTGGCCCTCTAGTGtgacatttttttattattttgtttttcagctggGCTATCTATTGTATAAACCCACACAGATCCCAGGAGCAACCAAACACTGCACTTCCAAGATTTTTATCCACAAAAGGAAACCTAATAATGATACTTTAAAGGTGAGAAATTAGTTATTACACAGAGTTAAAGGCATTATGGTCTCACAGAAACACAAAGTGCCTGAGTTAACACAGGGAAGTgaaggctgggcagagcctccCAGATCTCTGCACAGACAGAATCATCCTCAGCTGGAACACCTCTGGATGGGGCTGAAGGGACTTGCTCAGCTTTAAATATATGTGAAAGGTGAATCTCTGAACTCTGATACCCATTTTCAAGGTTCAGATCCACTCAAACCACATATTAAGTCAACTGTTATTAATACATTTTTGATGGGCTGTGTGACCAACACAATGATTCACTGGTGTAACCTCTAACAATCAGTCAATACTGATGCCTCCTTTCTACTCTGAAAAATCCAAGGATGGAGCAGTCCACAGACATCCAGGAACACATAAATGCACTTACAGAAAAAGAATGTGGACTTGGGCTCATGTTTTATCAATAATAAATTGGTTTTATGCAAAGAGTCTTGTGTGCTGGTGCTCCCTCATAAACACCTGTTACCAAACTGGATTTATTTCCTTGCACAGTTATTTGTTCCTTGCATCAATTGTTAAGAGTTTAAACAGCAGAGTTACTTTCTGGTCCTTTCGTGTACTGCTGGAGGATGAAGTGTCTGTTACCATTCCTCTGGGGTCTGTTTTTGAGAcggctgcaggctggggagtgTTTAAACCCTCTCTAGCACGGCAACATTCCGGCCAAAAACGTCAAATCGCATCACTTCAAATTCTTCTCTAAAAGCGAAATTAGGTCGAAGGCGCGCTCCCAAACCATGTTATTTTTTGCAAGAACAGCCTTTGGGTTTGACCCCGCGCAGCAGCTCCAGACCCAGGGCGGGACCGCCAATGCCCCACCCGCCGCCATCTTGTCCCCCTCAGCCACGGGGACCACCAAGCACAGCCCCCGACCCTGCCTTTCCCAACACACCAAAACCctataaaaatataaagtttGAGGGtaaaagcaacacaaaaaagGGCTGTTTTCGAGACAGACCAGCCCTCAGCGGCTGAGggggtgcaggggctgcagaaCGCCGGGCTCCGCTCAGGGCACCCTCAGCTTGCTCTCTCCCGCCGCCCTCGCGCCGTGAGGGCGGCTCTGAGGGCAGCTCTGAGGGCGGAGAGTCGCAGCCCCGGCAGCGCGCCCGGGgtaggaggaggaagaggaggcggAGGAGGAAGCCCCGTCCGCCCTCGCTTCCCGCCCTCCCGCGGCCGCCAGCGCCGTCCCCCGGCGAGGTGCGGGGTGTCTCGGCCATGTGTGAGGAAGGAGCCGGGAAGCTGCGCCTGAAGCCCCGGAcggcgccgcccgcccgcggtCGGGAGCGCAGTCCCGGCCCCGAGCCCCCGCCGCGGCCCCAGTGAGTCAGGACCGGGGGGCCGGATCGGCTCCGGGGGATCGGATCGGCTCCGGGGGGATCGGATCGGCTCCGGAGGCCAGGGTGCCCCGCCCCGGCGACTCGCGGCGTTTCGCGGTCAGATCTGTGTCTCTTAAAGGTTATTTCATCAAACACCGCCCGTAGCGACTTCAAAGAATAGAGATAAAACTGCAGGATAGAGCACAGCGTGCCCCACGCTTTCCGAACAGCGCTGGCGGGGACAAGGCCTGAGAAACGTTAATGTATGAAaactcagttttctttcttccagaaCACGGCTCACAGGAGGacaggaatattttctgtttttcccagccctggagttCAGGAGGACGGAAGGCAGTGAGTGGCTCGGTTTGTGTTCGAGCCCGGGGGCTCAGCCGTGTCCCTTccaccctgggctggcagaggttGATCACTCTGCTCTTTAAAAGGGTGTTGTTTCCAATTTCTTCCCTGTACAGCTTCACTCTTGGACAGCGACCCAAGAAAACGCATCAGGGAGAATGCTGGAAATACCATTGTGACATTAACAATCCATCCTTCCCTTGGAATTGTCTTTATACAACATTACCTTTCAGTGCTTTTAGTTCCTGGGATCAATTAACTCAAGTTGTTTGGGAAGATAATCAGTAATTTCAAATGGCAGTGTGGGAATGTCCAGACATACATGGGAACTGATGCAATTGCTACCCTCGGTGCAAACACTTCTATGatttctgtgctcagcaggtGTTAAGTTTGGTATTTGAGAAGATAAAACAGTGGCTGCACTTAACTGCTtcacttggaagggaagatagTGATAGATACCTACTGCTCATTTGTTAcaagcagaaaggaaagcatTTAGACATTAATTTTTTGCTAGCTGCACAAATTATATAAGTCATATAAAGCTGCAAAAAATAGTTTGCAGGCTCAGTAATGTCTTTGTGTTCCAGAAAAAAGAGGCAAACTGGTTTCAGTGTTAAGAgtgttttctttgttctctCCCACCTTCAAACTATTGGACTGTGTCTTTACAGGGCATCGACTGACAGATGTTCCTGGTTTGAAAAGGAAGAATTAAATGAGTGTGAAAAAACCTGGCTCTTGCTACTGAAAGACATCAGTCAAGATTCAGAGTGCACAAACTGGGACACAGTGCCCAGCTTTCCAGAGTTCTTGGAAAAGGTAGCGTGCTGTATCCTTGTTTTTGCACTTTGTTCCTGCTTCCAATAGCGCCAGCCTGCTTAATGGGAAACAACATGAAATAGCTTTTAGAGATGTGAGGTTTCCGCTCTTTAGtctctgtgtgcagggctgtggctgggcaTGGTGTGGCAGGGAATATAAGGACAGCTACAAGAGGCTTTTTTTGCAGTACAGCAAATTCTTTCCAACATTTTGCTGGGAAGAAGGAGCCTGTGTAAGGATGCTGATTGCCATAAACATCAGCATCTCCCCAAGGAATGAAACTGGAAAAGGCAAGCTGTAATGGAGGGGTTAATTGCACAGAACCCACCCTGACATCACTCAAGTGGCATCAGGCAAGATCACAACATAAAAATCAGTCCTTATGAAGTACTTCTTTTCCCCCCTGAACAGCAGCAGGTTGTTGTTTTCATCCTTAGTCTCTCTGGAGCATGAGTACCCTTTGTATCCATTTAGGGAAGACCCATATTCCATCAGCTCCAGGAAGGAGGGAcataaataaaatgttctttttcttcctgtagtTCAGCTTTCTCAGTATTTGCAATGTGTTCTCAAAGCCTGGGTTTAGGTATTGATTGAGCTACATGTGCTTAAGacattctgtgtgtgtgtgtgttgtagaaacaacaggaaaaaactcCAGAACACCAGGAAGTCTTTACAGTCGGAACAAAAGACTTTCAGTGGGTATCATTCCCATCTTTTCACCAAGAAATATGTCTGAACCCCAAGGAtctgagctcccagcagccagcacagagccagagcaATGAATTACATAAAGGACAGGGCCAAGCAGATAAACTGAAGAGTTTATCATCCACAGCTGAGAAAACCTGCAGGGGAACCAGTGCAGATCAAGCCAAAACTGCATCTGGAGCAGACACAAAAGGTGTTTCAGAGCTGGATGTGAGTCCCAAGTCATGGAAactccctgggcacagcagctcagcagagccctcGGTGCTGGTACAAAGCCCTGCAGAAGCTCTGGGCCCTCAGCAGCACCACACAGGGACTGTACAGAACAGCAGGGCAGACAGGAGAGCAAAGGGTGAGGAAAAGCCTCAAATCCAAACACACCAGGGGGGGCTTCCAGCAGGGGAGGCCACGGGGGTGCCTGCAGAGAAGCCTCGGCTTGGGAGCACTCCTGGGGCTGAGAGCCAcgaggagaaagaggaaaaccagAGTGAAGCAGCTTCAGCTCTTGACAGTTGTCCAATGTGTCTGATGCAGTTTAGTGGAAGGTAAgtttgtggtttgggttttttttcatcactTTCCCATAAATGAACCACAGCAGGTTCTGTATGCATCCTTTATGTACAGAATAacaaaagcagacaaaacttcTACTGTAAGGTCCTTTTTAGCTGTCAGAATTGCATACTTTAATCCCATTTACAAGTTGAGTGTCTGCTCTACAGCTAGAAATGTTAACACAGTTTCATAGTACCATGCCTGTCAGAGTTGCTGAAAATGTGCTTTGCCACAGGTCCTCTAACCCTGCAAGCTCTGTTGGGGGCCACTTTCCCTGTTGTTGGGAGGCTGAACAGGGAGACAAAACAGTGGCTACATTAATATTTAGacaattttggtttttctgtcAAGAGACTTAAACAGAAAAGCTTAAAATGCATCAGCTCTGTGCTactcagctccagcctgagcagcagtAACAGCAAGGGTGGGAGGTTTTGGTAGAGGATTTGGGCACAGGACTGACTGCCCCACTAAGGTACCAGAGCACTTGTGGGGGGAGTAAAGCACAGTCAGTAGAAGGTTGTGACTGTTTCTGTGTTTGCAGACTCTCCCAGCTGGACATCGATGGGCACCTTGCCAGGTGCTTGTCTGAAAGTGCAGATGATGTCATGTGGTAAATCCAGAGGAGTGGAGCACAGGAACCAGGCCAAGGATGAAGCTTTctcaaaggaaaaggaagaatgtATAAGGAAGCACATCCTTGTCTCTGACTTAAACCAGTAACTCAACAGAAGGATAAGTGACACCTGCCtatttggttttgggtttttttccttttaaagccTCTCAAATGCATGTGAAGTAGTTCCAGTTCTGAAAACagtgctctgggatgtcccagagacccccagggaAATGAGGCTCGGTACTCCTGGAGAAATGCACTACTGGAAATCCCTCAGGCTTTGTCTGATGCACCACAGTTCTGAATCTCTCAGGacagcagaaagcagctgagcaaAAGACAACTGTTACTTGCTGTAATCCAAAAAtttactgttgttttttttctaaacaggTAATCTATGAAAATAAACTCAGTTAAAAAGTAATctgaatttggcattttttgttgttttactACCTAAGTAAGGAAGTATAATTGTACAGTTGATCCTGGGAGTGTAGCTATCTAAGAGAAAACAGCCCAGACCAAAGAAAGGCTGTGGGGTTTCTATGTTTCTGAAGGAGCCCAGCTAAATTCAAAACCTTACAGTGCAGGTTTCCAAGTCAGCATCAGTGTTAAACAGGTGATTAACACGTCTGGGCTAATTaggctgcagtgtcacaatgctGAGCTGCAAAGGGAGAGTCACACAGCCCAAAGAGCTGATTTGGTAccagctgcacacagctcctccagccacCTTCAGGGGCtgagagcaggaacagccccgagcctgctggggctgggagggactcaggagctcagctgctctttggTCACTTCTCAAGAGGAGCAGGGGAACACTTGCTAAGCCTGGGAATGACAATAAATGACATTCGGTGACAGCTCAGTAACCACAAAGCCAGGGATGAGATCACCAACCTGCTCTGGTTTATTTCCCTGTGcgctgcagctgagctgggatccAGATCCAGAATAAACACAGGCTAGGGTATAAAAATCCAGGAGGCTCCTAGAGATTTCATTTACAGTGGGTCTGTTTCAGAGGCTGGACACAGCCCATTTCACTGATAAATAATAACAGTCTATTAACTTTTTCATTAAAGTCTTTAATAGATGTGCAAGAATATAAATGATCTCAGCTGTTATGGATTAGTATACCATCTTCTGCACAATTAAAACTGGTCAGCAAAGATCCCAACTAATTAATTATACAAAACTACAAGAACATATTTACTGTTTTACAATCATTAAATTAGCTAGAATTTTCATTTACTATTTCAAATAAGACAACTATATATCATTACCAGATCCATTTGTAATatattaggattttttttccaaaccacACATTTAATTACatccttcattttcttttatttataaaacaagTACTTTATATAAAAAATTTCCCCTTCATCATGAACAGAACATTATTCAAACACTTGCACATGAGCAACCAAACTTGTACCCAGCAAACTATTTGGCAACACAGCAACATTGTAAATGCCTGTaaattcttaaataaaaatcaaatagtCTTTACAATGTTTGATTAGCAAAATGTGTCTTTCTagtcttccttccctccctcccaaaaTGTTCTGAAACCTggaaaaaaggttaaaaaaaaaaacccaacccacaTTTCTAATATTTCCAGTTTCAAGTTCCATGCCCTGGCATGTCAAAGGACAGCTTAACCTGTCACAGTTCCACTCATGAGCTGCCTGCAGTCACTCTGATCACTACTGATTAGCTTTAGTACCAGGGGAGTTCAAACACTGCACGGGAAATTATTCaggggaaataaaagaagagggaaaaggggaaaaggagcaattaaaaaaatgtcaGATTACATTTAAAAGGTAATGTTGCCTTTAGTAGGTAATAAAGTATCTAAAGTCCAGGCATTTGAGGCAAGTACTTTTTACTAGTTAAATTATTTAGTGTTgattaaaacacattttgctGAATATGAAAAGCTACAGTCCAACAGAGAAACCCACAACTGAAACCTGAATGGGATTCATAGAACTAAACAACCACAGGTCTGCATAATTGTGGCTAAGGAGGGGATACAAAACCTAGATTGTTAATCAATGATTAATTGACTATTTCTAACAATGTTTTGGCAGTCTGGTCCTAGCACCTCATGACTTGGATGTGAATCCCAAAGATGTCATGTTCAGCACCTAATGCAATGCTGTACCCTGAGAAAACCATAGGTTAATGTAAAGAAAGTGAAAGTGTCACAATTTCTCCTGTGTTTTACTCCCAGTCAGGTGAGAGGCCAGctcaggggttttgttttccctccccccgcagccctggagcccagcccgaggcagcagggctgagctcccgagtcctcccctcccctggcacccctggcacccccagctcccaccagAAGGGATTCCACAGTTGTCTTTTGCTTCTTCCAATTTCTTAGgtatttgtttttctgccaTTAAAAGAATTGTACTGCTTTGATGCAAATCCTTTCGCTGAAAGATCCCATTCTCTGCTGCAGAAGGATTAGTTATTAATGCACACTGAGCAACTGTAAGCAGACAGTTTATCAGAAGCAGGAGGTGTGCTTTATCAGGAAAGTGGATTTGATCTTATGGTTATTCTAGATTTACTACTTTAAGGCTATGCTTTACTATGCTTTTGCTCTACATCTGAATATTTGTATTGTTGATAAAAATACTTCTCAAAAATCTAATATACAACACAATATCATTGTAGGTGTAGGCACTGCTTAAGTATGTTTAGAAATCCTTTGTGTGCAAATTTAGTTTTCTTCAATCTCTACATTTTGGTAAATTTGGAGTTTAAGACAACAGATTGTGTAATTGATACCGTAAATTCTAATTTGGAATTAATCTCACTGAGTCACTCTGCATTCCAAATTCTGTAAAAATGCAACTAAACAtcaggctgcagctgtgaaCTGTATGTTTCAGATGGAATTTTACTTAATATTAACAAGCAGAACTTACCAGGTGTAAGAACGTCCCAAAAATGCAATAATCCTTCAATGCAGTTTATCCATTTAGGCACTTAAATCTTGTACCCAAATTTATGTTTTGATTGCTAATAAAACACAACTCCTTTTAAATATATCTGAGATGTTTAGACAGGTACCACTTGTGAAAAAAGGCATCAAAAATAAGCTTCAACACCActgtaatatattttattcttcaGGATGTTACACTGTAATACTCTTCAACTGGGAGCTCATTGCATCAAATGTTTGTAGAAAGTGTGTGGATCTCAAAGTTTCTCATGATCTCCTTTTGCAGGGATGCAATGAACGTTTCAATCCTTCATGAAACAGGCACAAAATGCAAATTCCTTCATTAATGaagccagctgtgtcagtgcCCAGAACTTAAGAATCACTAAGTGGCAGAGGACACCCACCAAAATCATAATTCTCTTCTTTGATTTTCAGCAGCAAATTTGTTTTTAGATCATTGGTCTCCATCCAGAGTGACCAGTCCCCAGCCTCGCATGCATATACTGTGGTTAAGGATAAATTAATGTCATTCACACTGTCCCCAACGAGGTCATTCCTTCATACTGTTTCTTCTGTTGACAGCAACAATGGATTAATATATTCAAATCCTTCAAATTCTGACTGATCTATTCGCTTTATTATATCTCTGAAAAACAAACGAGAGCAGTGTTTAGTTCATCAGAACACTGGGCAGTCTTCCATCACAGAATAGGTTATGCAAGATACAAAGAATTTCAAATTTACTGAAATGTGACTAAGTTCTGATGGCAAGTACATACTTGTGGGAAATAGTAAAGGTAAGAAGATTTCTAAAAGGAAGATAGTAAAAGGTTTTAAGCTTAATAATTGTGTATTGTTAATTGAAAGAAGACAAGCAAACATTGTGAAGCAGGTGTACACACAATTGGCTACAACTGTCTGTAAGCTTTAGCAATATGCTATTGGCTAAAAAGTTTTTAAGATGCTCTGTAACAaagtctcaagctgcaccaagggaaatacacgttggatattgggaagaagtttttacagaaaggtgagaaagttctggaatggctgcccagggaggtgctgcagtccccatccctgggtgtgtttaacaaagcctgggtgtggcactgggtgccagggttgagctgttggggctggcttggactcaatggtctttaaggtctcttccaacctggggATTCTCTGAATTCTGTGAAAGAAAtatttggctgctgctggctgtacATGAGCTTCTGCCATCTTCCTAATGTCTCAACCATGTAATGAGGCTGATGCTGCCATAAAAGCTGAAGGAATATACCCCAGCAGTCCCATCCCCTTTGGGAAAACTAAAAACTAACCACACCAACACACACAGCCTGTTAGTGATTCTCAGCTGATCTCTGAAtgaattccagctctgcagctggacgGGGGTGAGCACATACTCATCATCTGGGGTGAGCTGCACGGGCTCGCTGGTGAACTGCGTGTCGAAGTTGTCCAAGCCGTAATCGTCCGTGATCTGCGGCTGGAACGGGGGCGTCGTCTGCTTCTTCTCCAGCTACCCAACACGGGGGGCAAAGGACAAAGTTACAGTGGGCAAGAGTTACAGCATCCCTCAGGAAACTCAAACCCAACTGCTGTAAATGCTATTGGAAAGGAACATCAAAATACCAAGTAGTACGCCCTACAAGCCAGGCAACAGACAGCAATACAGTTActgctctgcattttaaaatagaaatccACAAATAATTCAGCCTTTTAAGTTTTCTCTGAATTGGTAGATTAGATTCAGGATTGATAAATTCCCACAGTGCTGCAATACAGCAGTTAGCACAATATATTTACTTTTGTTCCTGAGAAATCGACCtacttttcttcctcatttgtGTGTGATCTGTCACATGGTCCAATTCATAGTAGCACAGACACAAACATTCTAATTTTAACTTTTATATTCAGGTAAAAAACTGTCTAGGCTACAAATCTCCATAATCTAACTCAGGACAGGTAACTGTGATGAGAGTGAGCAGTAGTTACCACTGACCAAAATGATCTCTTTTATTACCAACAGCAgataaaatctgattttaaggCCAGGATCTCTCATGATGCTTGGTACAGAGCAAACAAAACTGAGActaaatcccagaaaaatcttGGATTTCAGGTTTCAGACAAGAGCACAGGAAGTACATATGGAGATATGAGGAAATTGTGAGAGTCACAGGGTGGTACACGAACACATCAACATCCCATCGATGATTTCATGGTGCTTTCCCAGACCTGATCAAAGTCGTGAGGAAGAAATAATCAGCTCCCCCAGAGAACAATGGCAACATGAAGGAATCAgcaaaatgaatatttaaaaactgaagCAGGGTGGCAGGACTGTCCCTGTGAGCTGTTGTCACACACTCACATCCAACAGCCAAGCATTATTCCACGAGGGGTTAAACATCAGACTTCCTCCTTTTATAGCATAAAAGCCCTCTTAAATCAGCCATAGAGAGAACTTGCAGCCTTTAACTTgagaaaatgaatggaaaaacACCTCTAGAAAATCCCTCACTGCAAAGAGGAGCTGTGGCTTGGTAGTTCTTACTCCAGCACATAATGGTTGAACACCACAAGACAGGCACTGAGGTAAGAATGGACTGAATATCCCAAAACAATCCAGAAAAGAGCTGCCCTGGATGCTGCTGAGCCATCCTACACCAGAGAGAGCAATCTCAAGTGtcctgggctgtgccacacACTTTGGATGACTAACACCAGGAAGAATgttcctgggctctgggctctctttccctgtgtttatttttccatttagcTCAAGCTCCACACAGAACAAGTTTTAAAGTCGGTGTTAGACTCGTTTCCTTATGTTACAACTTGAAAAGATTTGGAAAAGCTTTTAAGtccaaatgttttctttgaaatgcaGGTGGTGAGTAGGAGATTCTAATAACTAAAAAAGCTTTCCaagtattttctcattttttcctgaGTACATTTGCCAAAACTTATTAGAAATTTAACTTCAAATTTCTCTGACGTTGATCCTCCTGAGCAGTACtgtccatttttttaaaatagagatTTAATATTAAAGCTTTCAGCCATAAAATATgt from Haemorhous mexicanus isolate bHaeMex1 chromosome 23, bHaeMex1.pri, whole genome shotgun sequence includes:
- the FAAP20 gene encoding Fanconi anemia core complex-associated protein 20 yields the protein MPHPPPSCPPQPRGPPSTAPDPAFPNTPKPYKNIKFEACSLPPPSRREGGSEGSSEGGESQPRQRARGRRRKRRRRRKPRPPSLPALPRPPAPSPGEVRGVSAMCEEGAGKLRLKPRTAPPARGRERSPGPEPPPRPQASTDRCSWFEKEELNECEKTWLLLLKDISQDSECTNWDTVPSFPEFLEKKQQEKTPEHQEVFTVGTKDFQWVSFPSFHQEICLNPKDLSSQQPAQSQSNELHKGQGQADKLKSLSSTAEKTCRGTSADQAKTASGADTKGVSELDVSPKSWKLPGHSSSAEPSVLVQSPAEALGPQQHHTGTVQNSRADRRAKGEEKPQIQTHQGGLPAGEATGVPAEKPRLGSTPGAESHEEKEENQSEAASALDSCPMCLMQFSGRLSQLDIDGHLARCLSESADDVMW